A single Augochlora pura isolate Apur16 chromosome 2, APUR_v2.2.1, whole genome shotgun sequence DNA region contains:
- the LOC144478373 gene encoding putative phospholipase A1 magnifin, with amino-acid sequence MSKLFTIIIYLITKATVDAAICDAKIDPSIVNKIYLQVYKGNSSSYTFTKTHVSNPEIIAKDIVPGIQSILYVHGFLEDSNYENVMVVPKAYLDRGDVNVIVVDWGEVALNINYFYVSGQVPHVGELVGESMVKLGDVIDLKNLHLIGHSLGAHVVGYVSQFMNVTLNRITGLDPAFPLFYPSPCSIKKTDAEIVVILHTDAGVYGTPIDTGTLDFYANKGVSPQPGCPIIIGGEICSHQRSTMFFAEAVRNPKAFPAHKCIDKFKKDDEIVYFNDSTPENVHGVYCFKTNKKSPFGQSS; translated from the exons ATGTCGAAGTTATTCACCATAATAATCTACTTGATCACAAAGGCGACCGTCGACGCAGCGATAT GTGATGCTAAAATCGATCCTTCCAtcgttaacaaaatttatctacaAGTTTACAAAGG TAACAGTTCTTCCTACACGTTCACTAAGACACATGTGTCGAACCCAGAGATCATCGCGAAGGACATAGTCCCCGGCATTCAGTCTATTCTTTACGTACACGGATTCCTAGAAGATTcaaattacgaaaatgttaTGGTCGTGCCCAAAG CGTATTTGGATAGGGGAGACGTCAACGTGATCGTAGTCGATTGGGGAGAAGTAGCGCTCaacatcaattatttttatgttagcGGCCAAGTACCTCACGTGGGAGAATTAGTCGGTGAATCTATGGTAAAACTCGGCGACGTGATCGATTTGAAGAACTTGCACCTGATCGGGCATTCTCTGGGTGCCCACGTTGTCGGCTACGTTAGTCAATTTATGAACGTTACTCTAAATCGGATAACAG GATTAGATCCAGCGTTCCCCCTGTTCTATCCTTCCCCGTGCAGCATTAAGAAAACCGACGCAGAAATTGTCGTTATCCTTCACACGGATGCTGGCGTTTACGGTACGCCTATCGACACGGGAACCctcgatttttatgcgaacaaGGGAGTCAGTCCTCAACCAGGGTGCCCTATAATCATTGGCGGAG aaatctgcAGCCATCAGAGGTCCACCATGTTCTTCGCAGAGGCAGTGAGAAATCCCAAGGCGTTTCCAGCACATAAATGTATTGACAAGTTCAAAAAAGACGACGAGATAGTATACTTTAATGATTCCACGCCAGAGAACGT ACACGGTGTTTACTGTTTCAAAACAAACAAGAAATCGCCATTCGGTCAGAGTTCTTAA